A genomic region of Trichothermofontia sichuanensis B231 contains the following coding sequences:
- a CDS encoding response regulator transcription factor, giving the protein MHSQTPAIAMNPVKILVVDDDPAICNLVQRYLRAKNYQVEVAGDGKTALATFEQFNPNLVILDLNLPDTNGYTLCREMQQRTQVFVLMLTGRTDTADKIKGFSQGADDYLTKPFDLEELLYRVEAILKRQRSLENARNQSLVFANLRIDPERREVTLNNQMVTLTALEFDLLYFLASHPGRVWRRAELIQEVWDYEDYVGDPRVVDVHIGQIRKKIEADTSQPTLIHTVRGVGYKFEVPCEVPKT; this is encoded by the coding sequence ATGCACTCTCAGACCCCAGCGATCGCCATGAACCCGGTAAAAATTCTTGTAGTCGACGATGATCCGGCCATCTGCAATCTTGTTCAGCGATACCTCCGTGCTAAGAATTATCAAGTGGAAGTCGCTGGTGATGGGAAGACCGCCCTGGCCACCTTCGAGCAGTTTAACCCGAATCTAGTCATTTTAGACTTAAACTTACCAGATACCAATGGTTATACGCTGTGTCGTGAAATGCAGCAGCGAACCCAGGTCTTTGTATTGATGCTGACCGGGCGAACAGATACTGCCGATAAAATTAAGGGATTTTCCCAAGGGGCTGATGATTACCTCACGAAGCCCTTTGATTTGGAGGAGCTACTGTACCGGGTAGAAGCTATTCTCAAACGCCAGCGCAGCTTGGAGAATGCCAGAAATCAAAGCCTAGTCTTTGCTAACCTCAGGATTGACCCGGAACGTCGTGAAGTGACCCTCAATAACCAGATGGTAACCCTGACAGCGCTTGAATTTGACCTGCTCTATTTTCTCGCCAGTCATCCGGGGCGGGTGTGGCGACGAGCGGAGTTAATTCAGGAAGTCTGGGACTATGAGGATTATGTGGGTGATCCCCGTGTTGTAGATGTTCATATTGGTCAAATTCGCAAGAAAATCGAAGCTGATACCAGTCAACCGACCCTGATCCATACCGTGCGAGGGGTGGGTTATAAATTTGAAGTCCCGTGTGAAGTCCCGAAGACCTAA
- the lpxD gene encoding UDP-3-O-(3-hydroxymyristoyl)glucosamine N-acyltransferase: MAVQFSQLVAQLGAGAIQHSLEQEPALDPLLSGVAAIDQAVSGTLSFIENLSFASQIATTGASALILPLEPASLREQAKARQLAWIATPQPRLLFAQAIAQFYQPFRPEPRIHPTAVIDASVQVGQEVYIGPHVVIQRGVTLGDQVCIHPNVVIYPQVTIGDRTVLHANCVIHERTQIGADCVIHSGAVIGSEGFGFVPTAQGWYKMEQSGYTVLEDGVEVGCNSTIDRPAVGVTRIGWGTKLDNLIHIAHGCEVGRACAMAAQVGLAGGVKVGDRVILAGQVGVANQVKLGDGAIASAQSGIHADVPPGSVVSGTPAMPNKLWLKTSALIKRLPEFYQTLKRLQQNRP; encoded by the coding sequence ATGGCAGTGCAATTCAGTCAATTAGTGGCCCAACTTGGTGCGGGAGCCATTCAGCATAGTTTGGAGCAGGAACCGGCGCTCGATCCGCTGTTGTCGGGCGTAGCGGCGATCGATCAGGCGGTTAGCGGAACATTAAGTTTTATTGAAAATTTATCCTTTGCTAGCCAGATCGCGACTACGGGGGCGAGTGCGTTAATTTTGCCACTGGAACCGGCATCGCTCCGTGAGCAGGCCAAGGCGCGCCAACTCGCCTGGATTGCCACCCCGCAACCGCGCCTCCTTTTTGCCCAAGCGATCGCCCAGTTCTACCAACCCTTTCGCCCCGAACCGAGAATTCATCCTACCGCTGTCATAGATGCTTCGGTTCAGGTGGGTCAGGAGGTGTATATTGGCCCGCACGTGGTAATCCAGAGGGGGGTGACTCTGGGTGATCAGGTCTGTATTCACCCTAATGTGGTGATTTATCCCCAGGTGACGATCGGCGATCGCACGGTGCTTCATGCCAATTGCGTCATCCATGAGCGCACCCAGATTGGGGCTGATTGTGTGATTCACAGTGGGGCAGTGATCGGCTCCGAAGGTTTTGGCTTTGTGCCCACCGCCCAGGGGTGGTACAAGATGGAGCAGTCAGGGTATACGGTCCTCGAAGATGGGGTGGAGGTGGGCTGTAATAGCACTATTGATCGACCGGCGGTGGGGGTTACCCGGATTGGGTGGGGTACCAAGCTGGATAATCTAATTCACATTGCCCACGGGTGTGAGGTGGGGCGGGCTTGTGCGATGGCGGCCCAAGTGGGATTGGCCGGTGGCGTGAAGGTGGGCGATCGTGTCATCCTGGCGGGACAGGTGGGGGTGGCCAATCAGGTGAAATTGGGTGATGGCGCGATCGCCTCAGCCCAGTCGGGGATTCATGCCGATGTCCCTCCGGGATCCGTCGTCTCGGGTACCCCCGCGATGCCCAATAAACTTTGGCTGAAGACTTCCGCCCTGATCAAACGCCTGCCAGAGTTTTATCAAACCTTGAAACGGCTACAGCAAAATCGTCCGTAG
- the dnaK gene encoding molecular chaperone DnaK, with translation MGKVVGIDLGTTNSVVAVMEGGKPVVIANAEGMRTTPSVVAFNKDGERLVGQMARRQTVLNPQNTYYGVKRFIGRKYSELTPESKRVAYTIRRDDNGNVKIRCPRLQKEFAPEEISAMILQKLVEEASRYLGEPVTGAVITVPAYFNDSQRQATRDAGRIAGLEVKRILNEPTAASLAYGLDRAQNETILVFDLGGGTFDVSILEVGDGVFEVKATSGDTQLGGNDFDRKIVDWLAEQFLEAEGIDLRRDRQSLQRLMEAAEKAKIELSGVAVTDINLPFITATEDGPKHLETRLTRAQFEGLCEDLISRLQQPVKRALADAGMTPAQIDEVVLVGGSTRIPFVQDLVRSLIRKEPNQNVNPDEVVAIGAAIQAAILAGEVKDVLLLDVTPLSLGLETIGGVMKKLIPRNTTIPVRRSDIFSTAENGQTLVEIHVLQGEREMAADNKSLGRFKLTGIPPAPRGVPQIQVSFDIDANGILQVTALDRSTGREQSIVIQGASTLSEAEVERMIREAEEFAEVDRERRERVEKRNRVEALANRAERQLRELSLDFGVYFASDLRKRIELLVRELRDCLEQEDERGLDIAQAELQDALYELKRETALRFAEEEEDDLLEPIKRTFSELREASPFGSGDRKRRSLSSSRESSRWGAEGDRRQLSESRSGGPSGRGDRYDRGERGGYDRGGYDRGNRYNGYDDEDWGDDDDWI, from the coding sequence ATGGGAAAAGTAGTTGGCATTGACTTGGGGACTACGAACTCAGTCGTGGCCGTGATGGAAGGCGGCAAGCCAGTGGTCATTGCCAACGCCGAAGGGATGAGGACAACCCCCTCGGTGGTCGCGTTCAATAAGGATGGTGAACGCCTAGTGGGGCAAATGGCTCGACGACAAACCGTCCTCAATCCCCAAAACACCTACTATGGTGTCAAACGCTTCATCGGTCGCAAGTACTCGGAACTGACTCCGGAATCGAAACGGGTTGCCTACACGATCCGGCGGGATGATAACGGCAATGTCAAAATCCGCTGCCCGCGCTTGCAAAAGGAGTTTGCCCCGGAAGAGATTTCCGCCATGATCCTGCAAAAGCTGGTGGAGGAGGCCAGTCGCTACCTAGGCGAACCTGTCACGGGTGCGGTGATCACGGTGCCTGCCTACTTCAATGACTCGCAACGGCAGGCGACGCGGGATGCGGGCCGGATTGCAGGGCTGGAGGTCAAACGCATTCTCAATGAACCGACGGCGGCTTCCCTGGCCTATGGGTTGGATCGGGCGCAAAACGAGACGATCCTGGTGTTCGACCTGGGAGGGGGGACTTTCGATGTATCCATCCTGGAGGTAGGCGATGGGGTGTTTGAGGTTAAGGCGACCAGTGGGGATACCCAACTGGGCGGGAATGACTTCGATCGCAAAATCGTTGATTGGCTGGCCGAACAATTTCTGGAAGCGGAAGGGATTGATCTGCGCCGCGATCGCCAATCGCTGCAACGGCTGATGGAGGCTGCGGAAAAGGCTAAGATCGAGCTGTCTGGGGTGGCGGTGACCGATATCAACCTGCCCTTTATTACGGCGACTGAAGATGGCCCCAAACACCTGGAAACCCGCCTCACCCGCGCCCAGTTTGAGGGGTTGTGTGAGGATCTAATTTCCCGCTTGCAACAGCCGGTCAAACGCGCCCTGGCGGATGCGGGCATGACCCCGGCCCAAATTGATGAGGTTGTCCTGGTGGGGGGATCGACGCGGATTCCCTTTGTCCAAGACTTGGTGCGATCGCTAATCCGCAAGGAACCTAACCAAAATGTCAACCCGGATGAGGTGGTTGCCATTGGGGCAGCGATCCAGGCGGCGATCCTGGCTGGGGAAGTGAAGGATGTGTTGCTGCTGGATGTGACGCCCCTGTCCCTAGGGTTGGAGACGATCGGCGGGGTGATGAAAAAGCTGATCCCTCGCAATACTACGATTCCGGTGCGGCGATCGGATATCTTTTCCACGGCAGAGAATGGCCAAACTTTGGTGGAAATCCATGTCCTCCAGGGCGAACGGGAGATGGCTGCCGATAATAAATCTCTGGGACGCTTCAAGCTGACGGGGATTCCCCCGGCTCCCAGGGGGGTTCCCCAGATCCAGGTATCTTTTGACATCGATGCCAACGGTATTTTGCAGGTGACGGCCCTCGATCGCAGTACGGGGCGGGAGCAAAGTATCGTGATTCAAGGGGCCTCGACTCTGAGTGAGGCTGAGGTGGAACGCATGATCCGGGAGGCGGAGGAATTTGCTGAGGTCGATCGCGAACGGCGGGAGCGGGTGGAAAAACGCAACCGGGTGGAGGCCCTCGCCAACCGGGCAGAACGACAACTGCGGGAACTCAGCCTTGACTTCGGGGTCTATTTTGCCAGCGATCTGCGCAAGCGCATTGAACTGCTGGTCCGGGAACTGCGGGATTGCCTGGAACAGGAAGATGAGCGGGGATTGGATATTGCCCAGGCGGAGTTGCAGGATGCCCTCTATGAGTTGAAGCGGGAAACGGCTTTGCGCTTTGCTGAGGAGGAGGAGGATGACCTGCTGGAGCCGATTAAGCGCACGTTTTCGGAACTGCGGGAGGCCAGTCCCTTTGGATCGGGCGATCGCAAGCGCCGATCGCTAAGTTCTAGTCGGGAATCGTCGCGCTGGGGGGCGGAGGGCGATCGTCGGCAGTTGAGTGAGTCGCGATCGGGTGGTCCGTCGGGCCGAGGCGATCGCTACGATCGCGGGGAGCGGGGTGGCTATGACCGGGGGGGGTACGATCGGGGTAATCGTTATAACGGCTATGACGATGAGGATTGGGGGGATGATGATGATTGGATCTAA
- a CDS encoding Uma2 family endonuclease has translation MVTTAPAKTFLTFEEYLAYDDGSDRRYELVDGELVEMPPESPENNQIAKGLLFELAKYVPLALLAHKDTEIEVSGRRARCRVPDLLVHSEESLAALAGASRATLTRDMPPPALVIEVVSPGIANRHRDYRYKHTEYAARGIAEYWIVDPETRQVTVCQWVDGQYEDTVLTGSAPITSTVIPNFKLTIDQLWTIGQTHPPNP, from the coding sequence ATGGTCACAACGGCACCGGCAAAAACCTTCCTGACTTTTGAGGAATACTTGGCTTATGACGATGGCAGCGATCGCCGCTACGAGCTAGTGGATGGGGAGTTAGTCGAAATGCCCCCGGAGTCACCCGAAAATAACCAGATTGCTAAGGGATTATTGTTTGAGTTAGCGAAGTATGTCCCCCTTGCCTTACTGGCCCATAAGGATACAGAGATCGAGGTATCTGGCCGTCGTGCCCGGTGTCGGGTGCCGGATTTGTTGGTACATAGTGAAGAGTCTTTAGCAGCACTGGCCGGGGCCAGTCGGGCCACCCTGACACGAGATATGCCCCCACCGGCCCTGGTGATTGAAGTCGTCAGTCCTGGCATTGCCAATCGCCATCGTGATTATCGTTATAAGCACACCGAATATGCCGCCCGTGGCATCGCCGAGTATTGGATTGTCGATCCTGAAACTCGCCAGGTCACTGTTTGCCAGTGGGTCGATGGTCAGTACGAAGACACTGTTTTGACCGGCTCAGCCCCAATTACCTCCACCGTGATCCCCAACTTCAAATTAACCATCGATCAACTCTGGACAATCGGTCAAACCCATCCCCCCAACCCCTAA
- a CDS encoding J domain-containing protein has product MQNFRNYYEILGVARDATVDEIKQAYRRLARKYHPDLNPGNKAAEEKFKDIGEAYEVLSDASKRSQYDQFSRFWKQRGFAGKAARSAAAAAGWGAGSRTTTREEIDFDVEDFNSFVDQLLGRRANRNGTTGGTSTTSTSRSTQFRPGTTRTAYTVNARPSPRNAEARLAVPLETAYLGGRERIRLEDGRSLEVNLPPGMVSGQRIRLRGQGIAGGDLYLKIDVIPHPFFKVEGSDILCQVPLTPSEAVLGGAIEVPTLDGPVKMTVPAGVSSGQRLRLAQKGYPDEAGRRGDQIVEIQVVIPKNISPQERELYEKLRQLEDFNPRANLPV; this is encoded by the coding sequence ATGCAGAACTTTCGGAACTATTACGAAATCTTAGGTGTGGCCAGAGATGCCACGGTGGATGAGATCAAGCAGGCATACCGGCGACTAGCCCGGAAATATCATCCTGACCTGAATCCAGGCAATAAGGCCGCAGAGGAAAAGTTTAAAGATATCGGCGAAGCCTACGAAGTCCTATCCGATGCCAGTAAACGATCGCAATATGACCAGTTCAGCCGTTTTTGGAAACAGCGTGGGTTTGCCGGGAAAGCAGCCCGCTCTGCGGCTGCGGCTGCAGGTTGGGGTGCAGGGAGTCGCACCACCACCCGTGAGGAAATCGACTTTGATGTAGAGGACTTTAACAGTTTTGTCGATCAACTGCTGGGGCGTCGAGCCAATCGTAATGGTACCACTGGTGGAACCAGTACCACCTCGACTAGCCGGAGTACCCAGTTTCGACCCGGTACGACGCGTACAGCTTACACCGTAAACGCTCGCCCCTCCCCCCGTAACGCCGAGGCCCGTCTTGCGGTACCGCTGGAGACCGCCTATCTAGGTGGACGGGAACGCATTCGTTTGGAAGATGGTCGATCGCTGGAGGTGAACCTCCCCCCTGGGATGGTGTCTGGCCAGCGCATTCGTCTACGCGGTCAGGGGATTGCTGGGGGCGATTTATATCTCAAAATTGATGTGATCCCCCATCCGTTTTTCAAGGTTGAGGGTAGCGATATCCTCTGTCAGGTACCCCTAACACCCAGTGAAGCAGTTTTGGGGGGCGCGATCGAGGTCCCAACGCTAGATGGTCCCGTCAAAATGACTGTACCGGCGGGTGTGAGTTCAGGACAACGGCTGCGGCTGGCGCAAAAGGGCTATCCCGATGAGGCGGGGCGGCGGGGCGATCAAATTGTCGAGATTCAGGTGGTGATCCCCAAGAACATCAGTCCCCAAGAGCGGGAACTCTACGAAAAACTCCGTCAGCTAGAAGACTTTAATCCTCGTGCCAATTTACCCGTGTGA